In Flavobacterium gelatinilyticum, a genomic segment contains:
- a CDS encoding Ig-like domain-containing protein codes for MLNKERTLKQFLVGFLFLCSLSGYSQTNISGIVNSYFSVVGINQPNCDPCDLSCINTITVTNAAGLVPGDKALIIQMKGAEIDLTNTIEGGKINRIHNTGNYEFFEIKSITGNVLTPMYPLLKNYTLADMVQVVRVPKYTGQVNITAELTAKDWNTNDKNGGVLAIQAGRVVFNADINVAGKGYEGIQMTINGPNNDCDPDPNNLYVLSNTATASFTKGDGIVIDNINYNRGRAPRANGGGSGVAGDSGGGGGSNYGAGGEGGKRWCNVNGTNAGGLGGVSLASFFAQDKVFLGGAGGSGYVTTNNPSSAADGGGIVIIFADEIVGNGHSIIADGFAPLAVNPSGDPDGGGGGGAGGTVVLKTPLFTGNLAVSAKGGDGQDLNTNTIHGPGGGGGGGALLYSLAALPPNVTLNANGGVGGVHLNGERNGSEDGLIGGSVSLYIPVENPNYMGIDDEDGLDIECDLDDDNDGILDSVEIPAGLPDPFGDHDNDKKFNFIDKDAPGFVDNNKDGIDDRYDEDLDGIINQFDLDSDNDGCPDAIEAYGTTNADPDNNGFYGTGNPPPTHPNGTVVAASYTAPVNTNGTSKPNYLVSNIVQITTSPVNADTNLGGNATFSGVVTGTHLVYVWKQSIDGGANWTTVTDGGTNPTFSNADTNSLTLTNIPRSFNNYQYRLDVTSTSNACAQPNSAAARLRVVNRNPVAVNDIYTVQEDNTLTLNPLNGDTDADGDTLTITSINGTALTGFAQTITVDNGTVDITALGVITFIPDADFNSATAVVIPYSIEDGFGGTANAEQRITVTAVNDAPVALADNYTVAEGGTINVNTADGVLSNDSDAEGDAITAILVANPSHGSLTLNADGSFDYTHDGSETTSDSFTYKVNDGTIDGNTVAVTITVTPVNDAPVALADNYTVAEGGTINVNTADGVLSNDSDAEGDAITAVLVTNPSHGSLTLNADGSFDYTHDGSETTSDSFTYKVNDGTIDGNTVAVTITVTPVNDAPVALADNYTVAEGGTINVNTADGVLSNDSDAEGDAITAVLVANPSHGSLTLNADGSFDYTHDGSETTTDSFTYHANDGTVNGNTVTVTITVTPVNDAPIAVNNTYTVAEDNSITVNPLSGDSDPEGDTLSLVSINGTLLTGSDQTITVSHGKIDITSGIITFIPDADFNSTTPITIPYVISDGHLTATADLLITVTAVNDAPVALADNYTVAEGGTINVNTADGVLSNDSDAEGDAITAILVTNPSHGSLTLNADGSFDYTHDGSETTTDSFTYKVNDGTIDGNTVAVTITVTPVNDAPIALADNYTVAEGGTINVNTADGVLSNDSDAEGDAITAILVTNPSHGSLTLNADGSFDYTHDGSETTTDSFTYKVNDGTIDGNTVAVTITVTPVNDAPIALADNYTVAEGGTINVNTADGVLSNDSDAEGDAITAVLVANPSHGSLTLNADGSFDYTHDGSETTSDSFTYKVNDGTVDGNTIAVTITVTPVNDAPVALADNYTVAEGGTINVNTADGVLSNDSDAEGDAITAILVANPSHGTLTLNADGSFDYTHDGSETTTDSFTYKVNDGTIDGNTVAVTITVTPVNDAPVALADNYTVAEGGTINVNTADGVLSNDSDAEGDAITAILVANPSHGTLTLNADGSFDYTHDGSETTTDSFTYKVNDGTIDGNTVAVTITVTPVNDAPVALADNYTVAEGGTINVNTADGVLSNDSDAEGDAITAILVANPSHGTLTLNADGSFDYTHDGSETTTDSFTYKVNDGTVDGNTVAVTITVTPVNDAPVALADNYTVAEGGTINVNTADGVLSNDSDAEGDAITAILVANPSHGTLTLNADGSFDYTHDGSETTTDSFTYKVNDGTIDGNTVAVTITVTPVNDAPVALADNYTVAEGGTINVNTADGVLSNDSDAEGDAITAILVTNPSHGSLTLNADGSFDYTHDGSETTTDSFTYKVNDGTIDGNTVAVTITVTPVNDAPIALADNYTVAEGGTINVNTADGVLSNDSDAEGDAITAILVTNPSHGSLTLNADGSFDYTHDGSETTTDSFTYKVNDGTIDGNTVAVTITVTPVNDAPIALADNYTVAEGGTINVNTADGVLSNDSDAEGDAITAVLVANPSHGSLTLNADGSFDYTHDGSETTSDSFTYKVNDGTVDGNTIAVTITVTPVNDAPVALADNYTVAEGGTINVNTADGVLSNDSDAEGDAITAILVANPSHGTLTLNADGSFDYTHDGSETTTDSFTYKVNDGTIDGNTVAVTITVTPVNDAPVALADNYTVAEGGTINVNTADGVLSNDSDAEGDAITAILVANPSHGTLTLNADGSFDYTHDGSETTTDSFTYKVNDGTIDGNTVAVTITVTPVNDAPVALADNYTVAEGGTINVNTADGVLSNDSDAEGDAITAILVANPSHGTLTLNADGSFDYTHDGSETTTDSFTYKVNDGTVDGNTVAVTITVTPVNDAPVALADNYTVAEGGTINVNTADGVLSNDSDAEGDAITAILVANPSHGTLTLNADGSFDYTHDGSETTTDSFTYKVNDGTIDGNTVAVTITVTPVNDAPVALADNYTVAEGGTINVNTADGVLSNDSDAEGDAITAVLVANPSHGSLTLNADGSFDYTHDGSETTSDSFTYKVNDGTIDGNTVTVTITVTPVNDAPVANSDTNANIPSTAGATVINALSATDVDGTITGYTVLTLPANGVLALSGTPITVNQVVTPAQAAMLTYAPSGTFTGLDTFTFSAEDNLGAVSNTAVVTIPVGNNAPVAIDDTNSNIKSRAGATAINALTAADSDGTIVNYIILTLPSNGVLALSGTPITVNQVLTPAQAAMLTYDPSGAFSGNDSFTFTATDNNGAVDATPAVITIPVEKALLIAVKDEIGSVVGINKVVEVVNVLDNDTLDNDPLQLSDINLNVTTPDPDNILTLRPDGMLELAPNAPAGTYTLTYEICEKANSGNCTSATVSVTVTAPAMTITAGSYCLDNAAYVAYNVTADNFTPTGLLTINWIDSSGRTVATQNNMPLSGDVLWPGTVLGTDNKPTDWPGWVLSNGQWTEGNDGFELTRPAVTMEFTINPTQSVTVNYPDASSGCSARPQFGIEAGNDDDIALADGLNGSLEVINVLDNDKLNGVPVNPADVVLTGVNFPDGITLNEDGTIDVAPGTAPGNHTLTYQICEKANGNNCSTATVQIFVEVPAITLIMDVKLNDENGNGNVEAGETLTYTFIIKNTGNVPLENILISDLIPGVVMNGGPITLAVGQSDSTTFTGTYTLTQTDINSGSVSNQGTVSGITQSGIIVLDKSDSKNEGGNNPTVIELNGCNLKIYNAVSLNGDDKNERFYIRGIECYPDNTVQIFNRWGVLVFERDHYNNNDVVFKGYSEGRTTVKESNGLPEGTYYYIVRYKDNASKPKQEAGYLYLTK; via the coding sequence ATGTTAAATAAAGAACGGACCCTGAAACAGTTTTTGGTCGGTTTTTTGTTTTTGTGCAGCCTCAGCGGGTATTCACAAACAAACATTTCAGGAATAGTAAACAGTTACTTTTCTGTTGTTGGAATTAATCAGCCCAACTGCGATCCCTGCGATTTAAGCTGTATTAATACCATTACAGTTACAAACGCTGCGGGTCTTGTTCCGGGAGACAAAGCTCTGATTATCCAGATGAAAGGAGCTGAAATTGATTTGACCAATACCATTGAAGGAGGTAAGATCAATAGAATTCATAATACTGGAAATTATGAATTTTTTGAAATCAAAAGTATTACAGGAAACGTACTTACGCCAATGTACCCGCTGCTAAAAAACTATACTCTGGCAGATATGGTGCAGGTTGTAAGAGTTCCTAAATATACGGGACAAGTAAATATTACAGCTGAGCTTACAGCAAAAGACTGGAACACAAATGATAAAAACGGGGGTGTTCTGGCTATACAGGCAGGCAGAGTAGTATTTAATGCCGATATTAATGTGGCCGGAAAAGGGTATGAAGGAATTCAGATGACGATAAACGGTCCTAATAACGACTGCGACCCGGACCCAAATAATTTGTATGTGCTTTCTAATACTGCTACAGCTTCATTTACAAAGGGTGACGGAATTGTTATTGATAATATAAACTACAACAGAGGCCGTGCGCCGAGAGCAAATGGAGGTGGATCCGGAGTTGCGGGAGATTCAGGCGGAGGCGGAGGATCTAATTATGGTGCCGGAGGTGAAGGAGGAAAACGCTGGTGTAATGTCAACGGAACGAACGCCGGAGGTCTTGGGGGTGTTTCTTTAGCCTCTTTCTTTGCACAGGACAAAGTTTTTCTGGGCGGTGCAGGAGGATCTGGTTATGTAACAACCAATAACCCGTCATCTGCCGCTGATGGTGGAGGTATCGTAATTATTTTTGCAGATGAAATAGTTGGAAACGGACATTCTATTATAGCAGATGGTTTTGCGCCATTAGCTGTTAATCCGTCGGGAGACCCTGATGGAGGAGGTGGAGGAGGAGCAGGAGGTACGGTTGTACTTAAAACACCTCTTTTTACAGGTAATCTTGCTGTTTCTGCAAAAGGAGGAGACGGACAAGATTTAAATACCAATACAATTCACGGTCCCGGAGGAGGGGGCGGAGGCGGTGCTTTGCTTTACTCGCTTGCCGCATTACCTCCTAATGTTACTTTAAATGCCAACGGAGGTGTTGGAGGAGTACATTTAAACGGAGAACGTAACGGATCAGAAGACGGATTAATCGGTGGAAGTGTTTCATTGTATATCCCGGTAGAAAATCCAAACTATATGGGAATTGACGATGAAGACGGACTGGATATCGAATGTGATTTAGATGATGATAACGATGGAATTTTAGATTCAGTAGAAATTCCAGCCGGATTACCGGATCCTTTTGGAGATCATGATAATGATAAAAAATTCAATTTTATCGATAAAGATGCACCTGGTTTTGTTGATAATAATAAAGATGGTATCGATGACCGATATGACGAGGATTTAGACGGAATCATCAACCAGTTTGATCTGGATTCAGATAATGACGGCTGTCCTGATGCGATTGAAGCTTATGGAACTACAAATGCAGATCCGGATAACAATGGATTTTACGGTACAGGAAATCCTCCTCCTACACATCCAAATGGTACTGTAGTTGCCGCTTCATACACAGCACCGGTGAATACAAACGGAACTTCTAAACCTAATTATTTAGTTTCAAACATAGTTCAAATTACGACCAGCCCGGTTAATGCCGATACTAATTTAGGCGGTAATGCCACTTTTAGCGGTGTGGTTACAGGAACACATTTAGTATATGTCTGGAAACAAAGTATAGATGGCGGAGCAAACTGGACTACGGTTACTGACGGAGGTACAAACCCGACGTTTTCAAATGCCGATACCAATTCGCTGACACTAACAAATATTCCTCGCTCATTTAACAATTATCAATATAGACTGGATGTAACCAGTACTTCAAATGCCTGTGCGCAGCCAAATTCTGCAGCCGCACGTTTGAGAGTAGTGAACAGAAATCCGGTTGCTGTAAATGATATCTACACAGTTCAGGAAGATAACACGTTAACATTAAATCCGTTAAACGGAGATACTGATGCTGATGGAGATACTTTAACAATAACGTCAATTAACGGAACTGCCTTAACAGGTTTCGCTCAGACAATTACGGTTGATAATGGTACAGTAGATATTACAGCTTTGGGAGTAATTACTTTTATTCCGGATGCAGACTTTAATTCTGCGACAGCAGTTGTTATTCCATATTCAATTGAAGACGGATTTGGAGGAACTGCCAATGCAGAACAACGTATTACTGTTACAGCTGTAAACGATGCTCCTGTTGCTTTGGCCGATAATTACACAGTTGCCGAAGGAGGCACAATAAACGTGAACACAGCCGACGGTGTTTTATCAAACGACAGTGATGCTGAAGGCGATGCAATTACAGCCATTTTAGTTGCCAATCCATCACATGGATCGTTAACCTTAAACGCAGACGGATCATTTGATTACACACATGACGGAAGCGAAACCACATCAGATAGTTTCACTTACAAAGTAAACGACGGGACAATTGACGGAAACACAGTAGCCGTTACCATCACCGTAACTCCTGTAAACGATGCCCCGGTTGCCTTGGCAGACAATTACACTGTCGCCGAAGGCGGAACCATAAACGTGAACACAGCCGACGGAGTTTTATCAAACGACAGTGATGCCGAAGGCGATGCTATAACTGCTGTTTTAGTTACCAATCCATCACACGGATCGTTAACTTTAAACGCAGACGGATCATTTGATTACACACATGACGGAAGCGAAACCACATCAGACAGTTTTACCTATAAAGTAAACGACGGCACAATTGACGGAAACACAGTAGCCGTTACCATCACCGTAACTCCTGTAAACGATGCCCCGGTTGCATTAGCCGACAATTACACCGTTGCCGAAGGCGGAACCATAAACGTGAATACAGCCGACGGAGTTTTATCAAACGACAGTGATGCCGAAGGCGATGCTATAACTGCTGTTTTAGTTGCTAATCCCTCACACGGATCGTTAACTTTAAACGCGGACGGCTCATTTGATTACACACATGACGGAAGTGAAACCACAACCGACAGTTTTACTTATCACGCAAACGACGGTACAGTAAACGGAAATACAGTAACTGTTACCATCACCGTAACTCCTGTAAACGATGCACCAATAGCTGTAAATAATACGTATACAGTTGCAGAAGATAACTCAATTACAGTAAATCCATTAAGTGGAGACAGTGATCCGGAGGGAGATACTCTAAGTCTGGTATCAATTAATGGAACATTATTGACAGGTTCAGATCAGACAATTACAGTTTCTCATGGAAAGATAGATATCACGTCTGGAATAATTACTTTTATTCCTGATGCTGATTTTAATTCAACGACACCAATCACCATTCCATACGTTATTAGTGATGGTCATTTAACAGCAACCGCTGATTTATTAATAACAGTTACAGCTGTAAACGATGCCCCGGTTGCCTTGGCAGACAATTACACTGTCGCCGAAGGCGGAACCATAAACGTGAACACAGCCGACGGTGTTTTATCAAACGACAGTGATGCTGAAGGCGATGCAATTACAGCCATTTTAGTTACCAATCCATCACACGGATCGTTAACTTTAAACGCAGACGGATCATTTGATTACACACACGACGGAAGCGAAACCACAACCGACAGTTTTACCTATAAAGTAAACGACGGCACAATTGACGGAAACACAGTAGCTGTTACCATCACCGTAACTCCTGTAAACGATGCTCCGATTGCCTTGGCAGACAATTACACAGTTGCCGAAGGCGGAACCATAAACGTGAACACAGCCGACGGTGTTTTATCAAACGACAGTGATGCTGAAGGCGATGCAATTACAGCCATTTTAGTTACCAATCCATCACACGGATCGTTAACTTTAAACGCAGACGGATCATTTGATTACACACACGATGGAAGCGAAACCACAACGGACAGTTTTACCTATAAAGTAAACGACGGCACAATTGACGGAAACACAGTAGCCGTTACCATCACCGTAACTCCTGTAAACGATGCACCGATTGCCTTGGCAGACAATTATACCGTTGCCGAAGGCGGAACGATAAACGTGAATACAGCAGACGGAGTTTTATCAAATGACAGTGATGCTGAAGGCGATGCTATAACTGCTGTTTTAGTTGCCAATCCATCACACGGATCGTTAACTTTAAACGCAGACGGATCATTTGATTACACACACGACGGAAGTGAGACCACATCAGACAGTTTTACCTATAAAGTAAACGACGGCACAGTTGACGGAAATACAATAGCTGTTACCATCACCGTTACTCCTGTAAATGATGCTCCGGTTGCTTTGGCAGACAATTATACCGTTGCCGAAGGCGGAACGATAAACGTGAATACAGCAGACGGAGTTTTATCAAACGACAGTGATGCCGAAGGCGATGCAATTACAGCCATTTTAGTTGCCAATCCATCACATGGAACGTTAACTTTAAACGCAGACGGATCATTTGATTACACACACGACGGAAGTGAAACCACAACCGACAGTTTTACCTATAAAGTAAACGACGGCACAATTGATGGAAATACAGTAGCTGTTACCATCACTGTAACTCCTGTAAATGATGCTCCGGTTGCTTTGGCAGACAATTATACCGTTGCCGAAGGCGGAACGATAAACGTGAATACAGCAGACGGAGTTTTATCAAACGACAGTGATGCCGAAGGCGATGCAATTACAGCCATTTTAGTTGCCAATCCATCACATGGAACGTTAACTTTAAACGCAGACGGATCATTTGATTACACACACGACGGAAGTGAAACCACAACCGACAGTTTTACCTATAAAGTAAACGACGGCACAATTGACGGAAATACAGTAGCTGTTACCATCACTGTAACTCCTGTAAATGATGCTCCGGTTGCTTTGGCAGACAATTATACCGTTGCTGAAGGCGGAACGATAAACGTGAATACAGCAGACGGAGTTTTATCAAACGACAGTGATGCCGAAGGCGATGCAATTACAGCCATTTTAGTTGCCAATCCATCACATGGAACGTTAACTTTAAACGCAGACGGATCATTTGATTACACACACGACGGAAGTGAAACCACAACCGACAGTTTTACCTATAAAGTAAACGACGGCACAGTTGATGGAAATACAGTAGCTGTTACCATCACTGTAACTCCTGTAAATGATGCTCCGGTTGCTTTGGCAGACAATTATACCGTTGCCGAAGGCGGAACGATAAACGTGAATACAGCAGACGGAGTTTTATCAAACGACAGTGATGCCGAAGGCGATGCAATTACAGCCATTTTAGTTGCCAATCCATCACATGGAACGTTAACTTTAAACGCAGACGGATCATTTGATTACACACATGACGGAAGCGAAACCACAACCGACAGTTTCACTTACAAAGTAAACGACGGCACAATTGACGGAAACACAGTAGCCGTTACCATCACCGTAACTCCTGTAAACGATGCTCCGGTTGCTTTGGCAGACAATTATACCGTTGCCGAAGGCGGAACCATAAACGTGAATACAGCAGACGGAGTTTTATCAAACGACAGTGATGCTGAAGGCGATGCAATTACAGCCATTTTAGTTACCAATCCATCACACGGATCGTTAACTTTAAACGCAGACGGATCATTTGATTACACACACGACGGAAGCGAAACCACAACCGACAGTTTTACCTATAAAGTAAACGACGGCACAATTGACGGAAACACAGTAGCTGTTACCATCACCGTAACTCCTGTAAACGATGCTCCGATTGCCTTGGCAGACAATTACACAGTTGCCGAAGGCGGAACCATAAACGTGAACACAGCCGACGGTGTTTTATCAAACGACAGTGATGCTGAAGGCGATGCAATTACAGCCATTTTAGTTACCAATCCATCACACGGATCGTTAACTTTAAACGCAGACGGATCATTTGATTACACACACGATGGAAGCGAAACCACAACGGACAGTTTTACCTATAAAGTAAACGACGGCACAATTGACGGAAACACAGTAGCCGTTACCATCACCGTAACTCCTGTAAACGATGCACCGATTGCCTTGGCAGACAATTATACCGTTGCCGAAGGCGGAACGATAAACGTGAATACAGCAGACGGAGTTTTATCAAATGACAGTGATGCTGAAGGCGATGCTATAACTGCTGTTTTAGTTGCCAATCCATCACACGGATCGTTAACTTTAAACGCAGACGGATCATTTGATTACACACACGACGGAAGTGAGACCACATCAGACAGTTTTACCTATAAAGTAAACGACGGCACAGTTGACGGAAATACAATAGCTGTTACCATCACCGTTACTCCTGTAAATGATGCTCCGGTTGCTTTGGCAGACAATTATACCGTTGCCGAAGGCGGAACGATAAACGTGAATACAGCAGACGGAGTTTTATCAAACGACAGTGATGCCGAAGGCGATGCAATTACAGCCATTTTAGTTGCCAATCCATCACATGGAACGTTAACTTTAAACGCAGACGGATCATTTGATTACACACACGACGGAAGTGAAACCACAACCGACAGTTTTACCTATAAAGTAAACGACGGCACAATTGATGGAAATACAGTAGCTGTTACCATCACTGTAACTCCTGTAAATGATGCTCCGGTTGCTTTGGCAGACAATTATACCGTTGCCGAAGGCGGAACGATAAACGTGAATACAGCAGACGGAGTTTTATCAAACGACAGTGATGCCGAAGGCGATGCAATTACAGCCATTTTAGTTGCCAATCCATCACATGGAACGTTAACTTTAAACGCAGACGGATCATTTGATTACACACACGACGGAAGTGAAACCACAACCGACAGTTTTACCTATAAAGTAAACGACGGCACAATTGACGGAAATACAGTAGCTGTTACCATCACTGTAACTCCTGTAAATGATGCTCCGGTTGCTTTGGCAGACAATTATACCGTTGCTGAAGGCGGAACGATAAACGTGAATACAGCAGACGGAGTTTTATCAAACGACAGTGATGCCGAAGGCGATGCAATTACAGCCATTTTAGTTGCCAATCCATCACATGGAACGTTAACTTTAAACGCAGACGGATCATTTGATTACACACACGACGGAAGTGAAACCACAACCGACAGTTTTACCTATAAAGTAAACGACGGCACAGTTGATGGAAATACAGTAGCTGTTACCATCACTGTAACTCCTGTAAATGATGCTCCGGTTGCTTTGGCAGACAATTATACCGTTGCCGAAGGCGGAACGATAAACGTGAATACAGCAGACGGAGTTTTATCAAACGACAGTGATGCCGAAGGCGATGCAATTACAGCCATTTTAGTTGCCAATCCATCACATGGAACGTTAACTTTAAACGCAGACGGATCATTTGATTACACACATGACGGAAGCGAAACCACAACCGACAGTTTCACTTACAAAGTAAACGACGGCACAATTGACGGAAACACAGTAGCCGTTACCATCACCGTAACTCCTGTAAACGATGCTCCGGTTGCTTTGGCAGACAATTATACCGTTGCCGAAGGCGGAACCATAAACGTGAATACAGCAGACGGAGTTTTATCAAACGACAGTGATGCCGAAGGCGATGCAATTACAGCTGTTTTAGTTGCTAATCCATCACACGGATCGTTAACCCTAAACGCAGACGGATCATTTGATTACACACATGACGGAAGCGAAACAACATCAGACAGTTTTACTTACAAAGTAAACGACGGCACAATTGACGGAAACACAGTAACTGTTACCATCACCGTAACTCCTGTAAACGATGCACCGGTTGCAAACAGTGATACAAATGCAAATATCCCATCAACCGCGGGAGCAACGGTAATCAATGCACTTTCTGCAACAGATGTCGACGGAACAATTACTGGTTATACCGTTCTTACTTTACCTGCAAATGGAGTTTTAGCTTTATCAGGTACGCCAATCACAGTAAATCAGGTAGTGACACCTGCACAGGCTGCGATGCTTACATATGCGCCAAGCGGAACATTTACAGGTTTAGACACATTCACTTTTAGTGCAGAAGATAATCTTGGAGCCGTTTCAAATACTGCAGTTGTTACAATTCCAGTTGGAAATAACGCTCCTGTAGCAATTGATGATACTAATTCGAACATTAAATCAAGAGCTGGTGCAACAGCAATCAATGCTTTAACTGCAGCAGATTCTGATGGAACAATTGTGAATTACATCATCTTAACATTGCCGTCAAATGGAGTTTTAGCCCTATCAGGCACACCTATTACGGTAAATCAGGTATTGACACCTGCACAGGCTGCAATGCTTACGTATGATCCAAGCGGCGCATTCTCAGGAAATGATTCATTTACTTTTACAGCAACAGATAACAATGGAGCTGTTGACGCAACGCCTGCCGTAATAACAATTCCGGTTGAAAAAGCACTATTAATTGCTGTTAAAGACGAAATTGGTTCAGTTGTAGGAATTAATAAAGTAGTTGAGGTTGTGAATGTTTTGGACAACGATACTTTAGACAACGATCCGTTACAGCTTTCAGATATCAATTTGAATGTTACAACTCCGGATCCTGATAATATTTTGACGTTAAGACCGGACGGAATGCTGGAGCTCGCTCCAAATGCACCTGCAGGAACTTACACATTAACATATGAAATCTGCGAAAAAGCGAATTCAGGTAATTGTACTTCTGCAACAGTTTCGGTTACAGTTACAGCACCTGCGATGACTATTACAGCAGGCAGTTATTGTTTAGACAACGCTGCTTATGTTGCATACAATGTTACCGCAGATAACTTTACACCAACAGGTTTATTAACCATTAATTGGATTGACAGCTCAGGACGTACTGTAGCAACTCAAAACAACATGCCTTTATCAGGAGATGTATTATGGCCGGGTACAGTTTTAGGTACAGATAATAAACCAACGGACTGGCCGGGATGGGTTTTATCAAACGGACAATGGACAGAAGGAAATGACGGATTTGAATTGACAAGACCTGCCGTTACAATGGAATTTACAATAAACCCGACACAATCGGTAACTGTAAATTATCCTGATGCTTCTTCTGGCTGCAGCGCAAGACCTCAGTTTGGAATCGAAGCTGGAAATGACGATGATATAGCTCTTGCCGATGGACTAAACGGTTCATTAGAAGTGATCAACGTTTTAGATAACGACAAATTAAACGGAGTTCCCGTAAATCCTGCCGATGTAGTTTTAACAGGAGTAAATTTCCCTGACGGAATTACACTAAACGAAGACGGAACGATTGATGTAGCACCTGGAACAGCACCAGGAAATCATACACTAACGTACCAGATTTGTGAAAAAGCAAACGGAAACAATTGTAGCACAGCAACAGTTCAGATTTTTGTTGAAGTACCGGCAATCACATTAATTATGGATGTGAAACTGAATGACGAAAACGGAAACGGAAATGTTGAAGCAGGAGAAACCTTAACCTACACTTTCATAATTAAAAATACAGGGAATGTTCCTTTAGAGAATATCTTAATTTCTGATCTTATTCCGGGAGTTGTTATGAACGGAGGACCTATAACTTTAGCTGTTGGACAAAGCGACAGCACAACATTTACAGGAACTTACACATTAACACAAACAGATATTAATTCAGGATCAGTAAGTAATCAGGGAACAGTTTCAGGAATTACACAAAGCGGTATAATCGTACTGGATAAATCAGATTCTAAAAACGAAGGAGGAAATAATCCGACAGTAATAGAATTAAACGGATGTAACTTAAAAATCTACAACGCAGTTTCTTTAAACGGAGACGATAAAAACGAGAGATTTTACATTAGAGGAATCGAATGTTATCCTGACAACACCGTTCAGATTTTTAACCGCTGGGGAGTTTTAGTATTCGAAAGAGACCATTACAACAACAATGATGTTGTATTTAAAGGCTACTCAGAAGGAAGAACAACAGTAAAAGAATCAAACGGATTACCGGAAGGAACCTATTATTACATCGTGAGATATAAAGATAATGCCTCAAAGCCTAAACAGGAAGCAGGATACCTATATCTGACAAAATAA
- a CDS encoding helix-turn-helix domain-containing protein, with amino-acid sequence MTLDNWPKHIQKYLFLLKDDFFQFPYLFNSPQIMLESMLKLPISKHFPLKNLITFNTPLAKAKMYYKEIEEGFWLLTFYLKMKENIMALSGYDMDKSSEYYLLTFSVFEYQFPLKDGSSLPLLSTCWTISKPYTEISSYFYKEADGKFFSIAMTKDWVKKNFSSKKFKERKTILKFLNGERGSYTWLDISEKAHKVGNDLSDLLEKENHSEADNAGIRKKTMKLITEFFDNAFEDSRIADNISLSNQDYLNVSRAEKIVLQNLHLPFLGIEFIAKEVNTSATKLKSNFKAVYGFSMLQYHKEKNLVLAMQLILKSDFNIQEIAVITGHDSAGRFASSFKKRFGKLPSEVRF; translated from the coding sequence ATGACTTTAGATAACTGGCCCAAACATATTCAGAAATATCTTTTTTTACTGAAAGATGATTTTTTTCAATTTCCGTATCTGTTTAATTCCCCTCAGATCATGCTCGAAAGCATGTTAAAACTGCCTATCAGTAAACATTTTCCTTTAAAAAATCTCATTACCTTTAATACCCCGCTGGCAAAAGCCAAAATGTATTACAAAGAAATCGAAGAAGGTTTCTGGCTTTTGACTTTTTATTTAAAGATGAAAGAAAATATCATGGCTTTATCCGGTTACGATATGGATAAAAGCAGTGAGTATTATTTGTTGACCTTTTCGGTTTTTGAATATCAGTTCCCTCTAAAAGACGGCAGTTCGTTACCGCTTTTAAGCACCTGCTGGACAATCAGCAAACCTTACACAGAGATTTCCAGTTATTTTTATAAAGAAGCTGATGGAAAATTTTTCAGTATTGCCATGACAAAAGACTGGGTAAAAAAGAACTTTTCATCTAAAAAATTCAAAGAACGAAAAACGATCCTAAAGTTTCTAAATGGAGAAAGAGGATCATACACCTGGCTCGATATTTCTGAAAAAGCCCATAAAGTCGGGAATGATTTATCAGATCTTCTGGAAAAAGAAAATCATTCCGAAGCCGATAATGCAGGAATTAGAAAAAAAACGATGAAACTCATCACAGAGTTTTTTGATAATGCTTTTGAAGACAGCCGTATAGCAGATAATATTTCGTTGAGTAATCAGGATTATCTCAATGTTTCAAGGGCAGAAAAAATCGTACTGCAAAATCTTCATCTTCCATTTCTGGGCATCGAATTTATAGCCAAAGAAGTCAATACATCTGCAACCAAATTAAAATCAAATTTTAAAGCTGTTTATGGTTTTTCGATGCTTCAGTATCACAAAGAAAAAAATCTGGTTCTCGCTATGCAGCTCATTTTAAAATCAGATTTCAATATTCAGGAAATTGCCGTAATTACAGGGCATGATTCGGCCGGAAGGTTTGCTTCAAGTTTTAAAAAACGATTCGGGAAACTGCCTTCAGAAGTTCGTTTTTAG